One window of the Brevibacterium limosum genome contains the following:
- a CDS encoding S41 family peptidase, which produces MTYLRYPHIQSDLITFTADDDVWLVPSAGGRAWRLTSDHAPVRSPRISPDGTHVAFVSFRTGQPELMVAEVATGALRRLTWLGSTAMTMLGWSDSTHVLVGANAGEFEVRNHVVKSVSLDGEVDRLSFGRASGLARHHSGVTALSTPFSRPPAHWKRYRGGTAPRLWLDRVGNTNAAGIGDGSGARWQRLLRGDEASLTDPLWVGDSLVFTSDRAATFPHHADEQANLWIIDGLATSANVDGSGDVAVEPRQLTQQTEAEGYVRDATTDGTRIVWHSRGEIKVLDSLDAQVRTLAVTLPGTQVQPLSLDPKTGLNHISPDRQGNASVVEWRGKTFWLAHREGPARALCADSSIRTREPLVLGDSGLAAFITDVDGEDAIEVASVTRDKPPRRIGAGALGRVLDLQADAAGKMLATISHDGSIRTVEVGNGRTRLVGHSGHGEARDPRFSADGKYLVWSQPTQGEELLAQLMIVEVKSDREAEPLTSGKFNDFSPTFTCDGKFVAFLSDRTFDPSYNQHSFDLSFNGVTRPWLLPLAADEPAPFGPSASGWPISEVTEESKSERGRGDKPAATVEVELEGAEERIVPFPVASGVFRDLESAEGGLVWLRTGDVEAGELGTQRAGDAGEKPAEVIQFFDFAKRKVTTVVDKADEYAISGDGKLLVVRSDDAISVVPANRKVESDDDENISVDVSRLRFELDRRAEWLQMFEENSRIMRDHYWREDMNGVDWESVTLRWRAVAAKALTHDDLVDVLWETVGELNTSHAYVSPPVASDAASKKLGFLGADLAKTAEGWTIHRILPGESSEPDARSPLRQAGVGAQPGDVIVAVNGQSVDETAGPAAHLQGAADSIVELTLRRGRRDRTVAVIPLAGEEKLRYQDWVRSRREYVAEKSAGRIGYVHVPDMTSYGWAQLHRDLRQAMGCEGVIADVRFNRGGHTSALVAERFADAVVAWNQARSYDEMGRDPEDAPRGPVVFVANEFSGSDGDIINARVQAKGIGPVVGVRTWGGVVGIDGRYDLVDGTGVTQPRYAFWIEGKGWEVENFGVEPDIEVEHDPGQLFADDDPQLDRAIAEVFAGLEERPAAQPPEFPPPRVQPLKKDGPGARTPGPGE; this is translated from the coding sequence GTGACTTATCTTCGCTATCCCCATATCCAGTCCGATCTCATCACCTTCACCGCCGACGACGATGTCTGGCTCGTTCCCTCCGCAGGCGGCCGCGCCTGGCGACTGACCTCCGATCATGCGCCCGTCCGGTCACCGAGGATCTCGCCCGATGGAACGCACGTCGCGTTCGTGTCCTTCCGCACCGGCCAACCGGAGCTCATGGTCGCCGAGGTGGCCACCGGTGCCCTGCGTCGGCTCACCTGGTTGGGGTCGACGGCGATGACGATGCTCGGGTGGTCCGATTCGACCCATGTCCTCGTCGGCGCGAACGCCGGGGAGTTCGAGGTCCGCAACCATGTGGTGAAGTCCGTGAGCCTCGACGGTGAGGTCGACCGGCTGTCGTTCGGTCGCGCTTCGGGTCTGGCTCGGCACCATTCGGGCGTGACCGCTCTGTCGACGCCGTTCTCCCGTCCGCCCGCGCATTGGAAGCGCTACCGGGGAGGCACCGCACCGAGGCTGTGGCTCGACCGGGTCGGCAACACGAATGCCGCCGGCATCGGCGACGGTTCCGGGGCCCGGTGGCAGCGACTGCTGCGGGGGGACGAGGCGTCCCTGACGGATCCGCTGTGGGTCGGCGATTCTCTCGTCTTCACCTCGGACCGGGCCGCGACCTTCCCTCACCACGCCGATGAGCAGGCGAATCTGTGGATCATCGACGGTCTCGCCACCTCGGCGAATGTGGATGGGTCCGGCGACGTCGCGGTCGAACCGCGCCAGCTCACTCAGCAGACCGAGGCCGAGGGCTATGTCCGTGACGCCACGACCGACGGCACCCGCATCGTCTGGCACTCCCGTGGGGAGATCAAGGTCCTCGACAGCCTCGATGCGCAGGTCCGCACCCTCGCAGTGACTCTGCCGGGTACTCAGGTGCAGCCGCTGAGCCTCGATCCGAAGACCGGACTCAACCACATCAGCCCTGACAGGCAGGGAAACGCCTCAGTGGTCGAGTGGCGCGGCAAGACCTTCTGGCTCGCCCACCGCGAGGGCCCGGCCCGGGCGCTGTGCGCGGACTCGTCGATTCGCACCCGCGAACCCCTCGTCCTCGGGGACAGCGGTCTGGCCGCGTTCATCACCGATGTCGACGGGGAGGACGCGATCGAGGTCGCGTCCGTGACGAGGGACAAGCCGCCTCGGCGAATCGGGGCCGGAGCCCTGGGCCGGGTTCTTGACCTGCAGGCGGACGCGGCGGGGAAGATGCTCGCCACGATCTCCCACGACGGGTCGATTCGGACCGTCGAGGTGGGCAACGGACGGACGCGGCTGGTCGGGCATTCGGGCCATGGCGAGGCGCGCGATCCGCGCTTCTCAGCCGATGGGAAGTACCTCGTGTGGTCGCAGCCGACTCAGGGTGAGGAGCTGCTCGCGCAGCTGATGATCGTCGAGGTGAAGTCGGACCGGGAGGCGGAGCCGCTGACCAGCGGAAAGTTCAACGACTTCTCTCCGACGTTCACCTGCGACGGGAAGTTCGTCGCGTTCCTCTCCGATCGCACCTTCGATCCCTCGTACAACCAGCACTCCTTCGACCTGTCGTTCAACGGCGTCACCCGACCGTGGCTGCTGCCCTTGGCCGCCGATGAGCCCGCACCGTTCGGGCCGAGCGCGAGCGGGTGGCCGATCAGCGAGGTCACCGAGGAGTCGAAGTCCGAGCGTGGTCGCGGGGACAAGCCCGCCGCCACCGTCGAGGTCGAACTCGAGGGGGCGGAGGAGCGCATCGTGCCGTTCCCCGTCGCCTCGGGGGTCTTCCGGGATCTCGAATCCGCCGAGGGCGGTCTCGTGTGGCTGCGCACCGGCGATGTCGAGGCCGGCGAGCTCGGCACTCAGCGGGCCGGCGACGCCGGGGAGAAGCCCGCCGAGGTGATCCAGTTCTTCGACTTCGCCAAGCGCAAGGTCACCACCGTCGTCGACAAGGCCGACGAGTATGCGATCTCCGGAGACGGCAAGCTGCTCGTCGTGCGCAGCGATGATGCGATCAGCGTCGTCCCGGCGAACCGGAAGGTCGAGTCCGACGATGACGAGAACATCTCCGTCGACGTCTCACGCCTGCGGTTCGAACTCGACCGTCGAGCCGAATGGCTGCAGATGTTCGAGGAGAACTCCCGGATCATGCGCGACCACTATTGGCGCGAGGACATGAACGGGGTGGACTGGGAATCGGTGACCCTGCGCTGGCGTGCCGTGGCAGCGAAGGCGCTGACCCATGACGACCTCGTCGACGTCCTGTGGGAGACCGTGGGCGAGCTCAACACCTCGCATGCCTATGTCAGCCCGCCGGTCGCGTCGGATGCCGCATCGAAGAAGCTCGGCTTCCTCGGCGCGGACCTTGCCAAGACAGCGGAAGGATGGACGATTCATCGCATCCTTCCCGGTGAGAGCAGTGAACCGGATGCCAGGTCGCCGCTGCGGCAGGCCGGTGTCGGGGCCCAGCCCGGCGATGTCATCGTCGCCGTGAATGGTCAGTCCGTCGACGAGACGGCCGGTCCCGCCGCTCATCTGCAGGGAGCCGCGGACTCGATCGTCGAACTCACCCTGCGTCGCGGCCGCAGGGACCGCACGGTCGCGGTGATTCCGCTGGCCGGTGAGGAGAAGCTGCGCTATCAGGACTGGGTGCGCTCCCGCCGGGAGTATGTGGCCGAGAAGTCCGCGGGTCGCATCGGCTATGTGCATGTTCCCGATATGACCTCGTACGGCTGGGCTCAGCTGCACCGGGACCTGCGGCAGGCCATGGGCTGTGAGGGCGTCATCGCCGATGTGCGGTTCAACCGCGGCGGGCACACGAGCGCGCTCGTGGCCGAACGCTTCGCCGACGCGGTCGTGGCCTGGAATCAGGCCCGCAGCTACGACGAGATGGGCCGTGACCCCGAGGACGCTCCGCGCGGGCCCGTGGTCTTCGTGGCCAATGAGTTCTCCGGCTCCGACGGCGACATCATCAACGCACGCGTGCAGGCCAAGGGCATCGGCCCGGTCGTCGGCGTGCGTACCTGGGGCGGAGTCGTCGGCATCGACGGCCGCTACGACCTCGTCGACGGCACCGGAGTGACTCAGCCGCGCTATGCCTTCTGGATCGAAGGCAAGGGCTGGGAGGTGGAGAACTTCGGCGTCGAACCCGATATCGAGGTCGAGCACGATCCCGGTCAGCTCTTCGCCGACGACGATCCGCAGCTCGACCGCGCCATCGCCGAGGTGTTCGCCGGTCTGGAGGAACGTCCCGCCGCCCAGCCGCCGGAGTTCCCACCCCCGCGCGTGCAGCCGCTGAAGAAGGACGGTCCTGGGGCACGCACCCCAGGGCCCGGGGAGTAA
- a CDS encoding acyl-CoA dehydrogenase family protein has translation MDTTLTPDSQTLLDAAAGFEERLISEARDREAAGRIGADLTREMGRAGLIAPELPTQLGGAGLTKVTTGLITEAIARGDLTVAYVQVVGSLIGQVIARNADAEVAAHYCRLITAGDETVAIGLSEPEAGSDAGNPSTTARRDGDDWIINGTKSMSLAMTSTATVIFARTDLEAGRGKGISAFLVDLDAPGVARNPIIDMGQAAVARGSVEFTDVRVPADHLLGEVGGAFTQVMQGFDFSRALIGLQCTGTATRAIEDAWTYVTKRQAFDQPLSKFQGVSFPLAEAETKMAAARLLCLDTLRLGDEGLAHTSQAAMCKWWAPLEAYHAVHQCLLLHGQNGYKQDRDVEKRLRDVLGMQIGDGTAQIMKLIIARSSAGREFAP, from the coding sequence GTGGACACGACTCTCACCCCCGACTCCCAGACTCTCCTCGATGCGGCGGCCGGATTCGAGGAGCGGCTCATCAGTGAGGCCCGCGACCGCGAGGCCGCCGGCCGCATCGGCGCCGATCTCACCCGGGAGATGGGCCGCGCCGGCCTCATCGCCCCCGAACTGCCGACCCAGCTCGGCGGGGCCGGCCTGACCAAGGTCACGACGGGGCTCATCACCGAGGCCATCGCCCGCGGCGACCTCACCGTCGCCTATGTCCAGGTCGTCGGCTCCCTCATCGGGCAGGTCATCGCCCGCAACGCCGACGCCGAGGTGGCCGCCCACTACTGCCGTCTCATCACAGCCGGAGACGAGACCGTGGCCATCGGGCTGTCCGAGCCCGAGGCCGGGTCGGATGCCGGAAACCCCTCGACCACGGCACGCCGCGACGGTGATGACTGGATCATCAACGGCACGAAATCGATGTCGCTGGCCATGACCTCGACGGCCACGGTGATCTTCGCCCGGACCGACCTCGAGGCCGGGCGGGGAAAGGGCATCTCGGCGTTCCTCGTCGACCTCGACGCCCCCGGGGTGGCCCGAAACCCCATCATCGACATGGGCCAGGCCGCGGTGGCCCGCGGCAGCGTGGAGTTCACCGACGTCCGCGTGCCGGCCGACCATCTCCTCGGCGAGGTCGGCGGAGCATTCACCCAGGTCATGCAGGGCTTCGACTTCTCCCGCGCCCTCATCGGACTGCAGTGCACGGGGACTGCGACACGCGCGATCGAGGACGCATGGACATACGTCACGAAGAGGCAGGCCTTCGACCAGCCGCTGTCGAAATTCCAAGGGGTCTCATTCCCGCTGGCCGAGGCGGAGACGAAGATGGCGGCGGCACGTCTGCTGTGCCTGGACACCCTGCGCCTCGGCGATGAGGGCCTGGCGCACACCTCTCAGGCGGCCATGTGCAAGTGGTGGGCCCCGCTCGAGGCCTACCATGCGGTGCATCAGTGTCTGCTTCTGCACGGGCAGAACGGCTACAAACAGGACCGGGACGTGGAGAAACGGCTGCGTGACGTGCTCGGCATGCAGATCGGCGACGGGACCGCACAGATCATGAAACTCATCATCGCCCGCAGCTCCGCCGGCCGCGAATTCGCCCCCTGA
- a CDS encoding enoyl-CoA hydratase-related protein → MPTSTSATQQAATTEFDDILYDVEESFAVITINRPESFNSFRSQTVDELIEAFTLAWGDNRVRSIILTGSGQKSFCAGGDVKQKAQTGDYGPSRYGMFRISELHKVIRSVPKPVISAVNGVAIGGGNVLTTLCDITIAASHARFGQAGPKVGSFDAGYGSAFLARVIGEKRAREMWYFCELIDAQKAESWGLANEVVEAEQLLPRAKDRARALGLKAPTALRFLKQSFNADSEMQTGFTNLAMSALDLYAHSPESHEGAAAFAEKRDPDFSRFDGAY, encoded by the coding sequence ATGCCGACATCCACCAGCGCGACTCAGCAGGCTGCGACCACAGAGTTCGACGACATCCTCTATGACGTCGAGGAGTCCTTCGCGGTCATCACGATCAACCGACCCGAGTCCTTCAACTCCTTCCGCTCGCAGACCGTCGACGAGCTCATCGAAGCCTTCACCCTCGCCTGGGGCGACAACCGGGTCCGCTCGATCATCCTCACGGGCTCCGGCCAGAAGTCCTTCTGCGCCGGCGGTGACGTCAAGCAGAAGGCTCAGACGGGGGACTACGGCCCCAGCCGCTACGGCATGTTCCGCATCTCCGAACTCCACAAGGTCATCCGGTCGGTGCCGAAACCCGTGATCTCCGCGGTCAACGGCGTCGCGATCGGCGGCGGCAATGTGCTCACCACTCTCTGCGACATCACGATCGCGGCCTCCCACGCGCGCTTCGGTCAGGCCGGCCCCAAGGTCGGATCCTTCGACGCCGGCTACGGTTCGGCCTTCCTCGCCCGCGTCATCGGTGAGAAGCGCGCCCGGGAGATGTGGTACTTCTGCGAACTCATCGACGCGCAGAAGGCCGAATCCTGGGGACTGGCCAACGAGGTCGTCGAGGCCGAACAGCTCCTGCCCCGCGCCAAGGATCGCGCTCGGGCCCTCGGGCTCAAGGCACCGACCGCGCTGCGCTTCCTCAAGCAGTCCTTCAATGCCGATTCCGAGATGCAGACCGGTTTCACGAACCTCGCCATGAGCGCCCTCGACCTCTACGCCCACTCGCCCGAGTCGCATGAGGGTGCGGCCGCCTTCGCGGAGAAGCGCGACCCGGACTTCAGCCGCTTCGACGGCGCCTACTGA
- a CDS encoding SDR family NAD(P)-dependent oxidoreductase: protein MSAPTQTAPLTDRIIIVTGAASGIGKGIANRLAADGATVVVADLDAQKAVDTASALGNDSIGLAADVTDRAAVDAMVAEVVERFGRIDVLVNNAGWDKVEPFMDSTPETWHRVIAINLLGTLNCTQSAAEHMIAAGSGAVISIGSDAGRVGSSGEAVYSAAKGGIISFTKTFAREVARHGITANCVCPGPADTPLFAEISADNPKLRTALEKSIPMRRLAHPEDLANAVAFFARPDSAYVTGQTLSVSGGLTMA from the coding sequence ATGTCAGCACCGACTCAGACCGCACCTCTGACCGATCGCATCATCATCGTCACCGGAGCAGCCTCCGGCATCGGCAAGGGGATCGCGAACCGCCTCGCCGCCGACGGCGCCACCGTCGTCGTCGCCGACCTCGACGCACAGAAGGCCGTGGACACCGCCTCGGCGCTGGGAAATGATTCGATCGGACTCGCCGCCGACGTCACCGACCGGGCCGCGGTTGACGCCATGGTCGCGGAGGTGGTCGAGCGTTTCGGTCGCATCGACGTCCTCGTCAACAACGCCGGCTGGGACAAGGTCGAACCTTTCATGGATTCGACGCCGGAGACCTGGCATCGGGTCATCGCGATCAACCTCCTGGGCACGCTCAACTGCACTCAGTCGGCGGCCGAGCACATGATCGCAGCCGGATCCGGTGCCGTGATCAGCATCGGATCGGACGCCGGCCGTGTCGGGTCGAGCGGCGAAGCCGTGTACTCGGCGGCCAAGGGCGGGATCATCTCGTTCACGAAGACCTTCGCTCGTGAGGTCGCCCGACACGGAATCACCGCGAACTGCGTGTGCCCGGGACCGGCCGACACCCCGCTGTTCGCCGAGATCTCCGCGGACAATCCGAAGTTGCGCACCGCGCTGGAGAAGTCGATCCCGATGCGCCGGCTCGCCCACCCCGAGGATCTCGCGAACGCCGTGGCCTTCTTCGCCCGCCCCGATTCCGCCTATGTCACCGGCCAGACCCTGTCCGTCTCCGGCGGACTGACCATGGCCTGA